A genome region from Haliotis asinina isolate JCU_RB_2024 chromosome 11, JCU_Hal_asi_v2, whole genome shotgun sequence includes the following:
- the LOC137255267 gene encoding uncharacterized protein — protein sequence MKVRGVNIHYVSRFSHVAVPAMFAKGIQYLIGTCCLLPVTSGSACINLDLCMQVATVAALMSSMRGLIILLAAIVTAEGARYSGGTTCSTSQDCGTGSCCRDEKNVLLDPSMKNAEIGLSTNRGTCKAGSAQLKEVCSSRCQCAPGLVCYTPVSGVCCPANRCETQEYVDQMKKYWDNCAPPLCFFPARK from the exons ATGAAGGTTAGAGGTGTGAACATTCATTACGTCAGTCGGTTTTCACATGTGGCAGTTCCGGCAATGTTTGCCAAAGGCATACAATACCTGATTGGCACATGCTGTCTTCTCCCTGTCACATCCGGGAGTGCGTGCATAAATCTAGATTTGTGTATGCAGGTAGCGACAGTTGCAGCGCTGATGTCTTCAATGAGAGGCTTGATCATTTTACTGGCAGCCATT GTGACTGCCGAGGGTGCAAGATACTCAGGCGGAACAACATGCAGTACGTCACAAGATTGTGGAACCGGCTCGTGCTGCAGGGATGAGAAAAACGTACTCCTCGACCCTTCAATGAAAA ATGCTGAAATTGGTCTATCTACCAATAGGGGCACGTGTAAAGCAGGATCAGCCCAGCTGAAGGAGGTGTGTAGCAGTAGGTGCCAGTGTGCCCCAG GATTGGTCTGTTACACGCCAGTCAGTGGAGTCTGCTGTCCCGCCAACCGTTGTGAGACGCAGGAGTATGTGGACCAGATGAAGAAATACTGGGACAACTGCGCCCCACCCTTGTGCTTTTTTCCAGCTCGAAAATAA